Proteins encoded by one window of Streptomyces uncialis:
- the pnuC gene encoding nicotinamide riboside transporter PnuC translates to MELANLVEPLQRPLFTLLGTPVSWTEVLGFGSGALCVWLVTRRHIANWPVGIANNLFFVLLFSEAGLYADAGLQLVFITLAVYGWRTWAHGGGPGSGPVRVRRTSRTEGVLLLTAGVVGTLALTLLLDRATDSTVPFWDALTTALSLTATYGQCRGLVESWWLWIAADLVYIPLYAHKELYLTSLLYAGFLALCVIGLRNWRRALPAPARVAGALA, encoded by the coding sequence GTGGAACTCGCGAACCTCGTCGAGCCGTTGCAGCGTCCGCTGTTCACCCTGCTCGGCACCCCTGTGAGCTGGACCGAGGTGCTCGGGTTCGGCAGTGGCGCGCTGTGCGTCTGGCTCGTCACCCGGCGGCACATCGCCAACTGGCCCGTCGGCATCGCCAACAACCTGTTCTTCGTCCTGCTGTTCAGCGAGGCCGGGCTGTACGCCGACGCCGGACTCCAACTGGTCTTCATCACCCTCGCCGTGTACGGCTGGCGGACCTGGGCCCACGGGGGTGGTCCTGGCTCCGGCCCCGTCCGGGTGCGGCGCACGAGCCGTACCGAAGGGGTCCTGCTGCTCACGGCGGGGGTGGTGGGCACACTCGCCCTCACCCTGCTCCTGGACCGGGCGACCGACTCCACCGTGCCCTTCTGGGACGCCCTGACGACCGCGCTGTCCCTCACGGCCACCTACGGCCAGTGCCGGGGGCTGGTCGAGTCCTGGTGGCTGTGGATCGCGGCGGACCTCGTCTACATCCCGCTCTACGCGCACAAGGAGCTGTATCTGACATCACTCCTGTACGCCGGATTCCTCGCCCTGTGCGTGATCGGGCTGCGCAACTGGCGGCGCGCCCTGCCCGCCCCCGCGCGCGTCGCCGGGGCCCTGGCATGA
- a CDS encoding AAA family ATPase has translation MSARAGGAHRYRHGLVLGKFYPPHAGHHHLVRSALEHCAEVTVLVCAASVESVPLDARVRWMAEAHPRARVVGVVDDIPMDTGDPAIWDAHMAVFRSGLRGLPHPVDAVLTSERYGDELARRFGAAHVCVDLERTAFPVSGTAVRADPVAHWDRLSGPVRAWLARRVVVLGAESTGTTTLARALAAHYRDRGGVWADTRWVPEYGREHSAAKLDALRARWAEAQWEDVEFTSDEFPVIARRQNEREEEAARAGSPVLFCDTDSFATTVWHERYIGGRRPQVEEIADQVDHHLWLLTDHHGVPFEDDGLRDGEELRPWMTERFRAELLRTGRKFIQVTGSHEERVRTAVTAVDALLAAGWDLADPLPERQR, from the coding sequence ATGAGCGCCCGCGCGGGAGGGGCCCACCGCTACCGGCACGGCCTCGTGCTCGGCAAGTTCTATCCACCGCACGCGGGCCACCACCATCTGGTCCGCAGCGCGCTGGAACACTGCGCGGAGGTCACCGTCCTGGTGTGCGCCGCCTCCGTGGAGTCCGTCCCGCTCGACGCGCGCGTGCGCTGGATGGCCGAGGCCCATCCCCGCGCGCGGGTCGTCGGCGTCGTCGACGACATCCCCATGGACACCGGCGACCCCGCGATCTGGGACGCCCATATGGCGGTCTTCCGCTCCGGGCTGCGCGGACTGCCGCACCCCGTGGACGCCGTCCTCACCTCGGAACGGTACGGCGACGAACTCGCCCGCCGGTTCGGCGCCGCGCATGTCTGCGTCGACCTGGAACGCACCGCCTTCCCGGTCTCCGGCACGGCCGTCCGCGCGGACCCGGTCGCCCACTGGGACCGGCTGTCCGGCCCCGTACGGGCGTGGCTGGCCCGCCGGGTCGTCGTGCTCGGCGCCGAGTCCACCGGCACCACCACCCTGGCCCGCGCCCTCGCCGCGCACTACCGGGACCGGGGCGGCGTATGGGCGGACACCCGGTGGGTGCCCGAGTACGGCCGTGAGCACAGCGCCGCCAAGCTCGACGCGCTCCGCGCGCGGTGGGCCGAGGCCCAGTGGGAGGACGTCGAGTTCACCTCCGACGAGTTCCCGGTCATCGCCCGGCGGCAGAACGAACGCGAGGAGGAGGCGGCCCGCGCGGGCTCACCCGTCCTGTTCTGCGACACGGACTCGTTCGCCACGACCGTCTGGCACGAGCGGTACATCGGCGGACGCCGCCCCCAGGTCGAGGAGATCGCCGACCAGGTCGACCACCATCTGTGGCTGCTCACCGACCACCACGGGGTGCCGTTCGAGGACGACGGGCTCCGGGACGGCGAAGAACTGAGACCGTGGATGACTGAACGTTTCCGCGCGGAACTTCTCCGTACCGGACGGAAGTTCATCCAGGTGACCGGCTCGCACGAGGAGCGCGTACGCACCGCCGTGACGGCGGTCGACGCCCTGCTCGCGGCGGGCTGGGACCTCGCCGACCCGCTCCCGGAGAGACAACGATGA
- a CDS encoding NUDIX hydrolase — translation MTTRPDQSASRSDDRNPAARPDPAARPGDLGDAGDAGDADGSPGSLGTPGASDGGPGAPEGVRAPEGYDKYAFEPFAVTVDLAVFTVRDGALQILLVQRGQEPYLGRWALPGGFVLPRESAGVAARRELAEETGLAADTVAGLHLEQLRTYSDPDRDPRMRVVSVAYTALVPDLPEPRGGGDAAHARWVPQGRWEPLAFDHDRILADARTRVGAKLEYTSLATEFCPPEFTLGELRRVYETVWGTSLDPANFRRKVLATPGFVAPVPGAARLTGGRGKPAALYRAGTATAPHPPLLRPEGRPV, via the coding sequence ATGACGACGCGCCCGGACCAGTCCGCCAGCCGCTCCGACGACCGGAACCCGGCCGCCCGCCCCGACCCCGCAGCCCGCCCCGGCGACCTCGGCGACGCCGGTGACGCCGGTGACGCCGACGGCAGCCCCGGCAGCCTCGGTACCCCCGGCGCGTCCGACGGTGGCCCCGGCGCGCCCGAGGGCGTCCGAGCCCCCGAGGGGTACGACAAGTACGCCTTCGAACCCTTCGCCGTCACCGTCGACCTGGCCGTCTTCACCGTCCGGGACGGCGCGCTCCAGATCCTGCTCGTCCAACGCGGCCAGGAGCCCTATCTGGGCCGCTGGGCGCTGCCCGGCGGCTTCGTCCTGCCGCGTGAGTCCGCCGGGGTGGCCGCCCGGCGCGAGCTCGCCGAGGAGACGGGACTGGCCGCCGACACCGTCGCCGGACTCCACCTCGAACAGCTGCGGACGTACAGCGACCCCGACCGGGACCCGAGGATGCGGGTCGTCTCCGTCGCGTACACCGCGCTCGTCCCCGACCTGCCCGAGCCGCGCGGCGGAGGCGACGCGGCACACGCCCGCTGGGTACCGCAGGGCCGCTGGGAACCCCTCGCCTTCGACCACGACCGCATCCTGGCCGACGCGCGCACCCGCGTCGGCGCCAAGCTGGAGTACACCTCCCTCGCCACCGAGTTCTGCCCGCCCGAGTTCACGCTCGGGGAGCTGCGCCGTGTCTACGAGACGGTCTGGGGCACCTCGCTGGACCCCGCCAACTTCCGCCGCAAGGTCCTCGCCACGCCCGGCTTCGTGGCACCCGTCCCCGGCGCCGCCAGACTCACCGGCGGCCGGGGAAAGCCCGCCGCGCTGTACCGCGCCGGTACGGCCACCGCCCCGCACCCACCTCTGCTGCGCCCGGAAGGACGGCCCGTATGA
- a CDS encoding ADP-ribosylglycohydrolase family protein, which produces MTASPTITPTSRGPQPASAATGALVGLALGDALGFPTEFNDVPSILAKCGPWRTMELPTPAFITDDTQMTLALARGLRTAQEGGTLGPLRMERPVREEFVDWYRSPDNNRAPGRTCLQACDLLKTESRAWQDASQIHSKGCGANMRVVPVGLVPGLDDEQRAGAAQLQAALTHGHPTALAASDLTAHAVRLLARGAEPAGLVGRLRSYVYENRTRYHERWLGDLWSRADDRSPQEFIARGWDECAAVLDRLRAALRSPSPETDPCLATGEGWIAEEALATGLLCFLLFPDEPLTALRRAACTSGDSDSLACLTGAFAGAHLGAGAWPASWADRVEHAGELREFGALWDDAG; this is translated from the coding sequence ATGACCGCCTCACCGACCATCACCCCGACATCCCGTGGCCCGCAGCCGGCAAGCGCCGCCACCGGGGCCCTCGTCGGCCTCGCCCTCGGGGACGCCCTCGGCTTCCCCACCGAGTTCAACGACGTTCCGTCGATCCTCGCCAAGTGCGGACCCTGGCGGACGATGGAGCTGCCCACCCCCGCGTTCATCACCGACGACACCCAGATGACGCTCGCTCTCGCGCGCGGGCTACGCACCGCCCAGGAGGGCGGCACCCTCGGACCGCTGCGGATGGAGCGCCCGGTGCGGGAGGAGTTCGTCGACTGGTACCGGTCGCCCGACAACAACCGCGCCCCCGGCCGCACCTGTCTCCAGGCCTGCGACCTTCTCAAGACCGAAAGCCGCGCCTGGCAGGACGCCAGCCAGATCCACTCCAAGGGCTGCGGCGCCAACATGCGCGTCGTGCCCGTCGGACTCGTCCCCGGACTCGACGACGAACAGCGCGCGGGCGCGGCCCAGTTGCAGGCCGCCCTCACCCACGGCCACCCCACCGCGCTCGCCGCGTCCGACCTCACGGCCCACGCCGTACGGCTCCTCGCCCGCGGCGCCGAACCGGCCGGACTCGTCGGGCGCTTGCGCTCGTACGTGTACGAGAACCGCACCCGCTACCACGAGCGCTGGCTGGGCGATCTGTGGAGCCGCGCCGACGACCGGTCACCGCAGGAGTTCATCGCGCGCGGGTGGGACGAGTGCGCGGCCGTGCTCGACCGGCTCCGTGCCGCGCTGCGGTCGCCCTCCCCGGAGACCGACCCCTGCCTCGCCACGGGGGAGGGCTGGATCGCCGAGGAAGCCCTCGCCACCGGACTGCTGTGCTTCCTGCTCTTCCCCGACGAACCGCTGACCGCGCTGCGCCGGGCCGCCTGCACGTCCGGCGACTCCGACTCCCTGGCCTGTCTCACCGGCGCGTTCGCGGGCGCGCACCTGGGCGCCGGTGCGTGGCCCGCGTCCTGGGCCGACCGGGTCGAGCACGCGGGTGAGCTGCGGGAGTTCGGTGCGCTGTGGGACGACGCGGGCTGA
- a CDS encoding nucleotidyltransferase domain-containing protein, producing the protein MAPEDLIRDHTIYSCVMGSRAFGLATGASDTDRRGVFLAPTPLFWRFEKPPTHVDGPAEEQFSWELERFCELALRANPNILECLHSPLVERLDDTGRELLSLRDAFLSRQVHVTFTGYALGQRDKLMAGVRRHGEPRWKHAMHLLRLLSSCEALLRTGALTLDVGEDREPLLAVRRGEVPWPEVQARMNRLTARADEALSRSPLPEAPDRARVEDFLVRTRARSARSGVQAGSEAAGTAG; encoded by the coding sequence ATGGCGCCCGAAGACCTGATCCGCGACCACACGATCTACTCCTGTGTGATGGGCTCCCGCGCCTTCGGGCTGGCGACCGGGGCCAGCGACACGGACCGGCGCGGGGTGTTCCTCGCCCCGACCCCGCTGTTCTGGCGCTTCGAGAAGCCGCCCACCCATGTCGACGGACCCGCCGAGGAGCAGTTCAGCTGGGAGCTGGAACGCTTCTGCGAGCTGGCGCTGCGCGCCAATCCCAACATCCTGGAGTGCCTGCACTCCCCGCTGGTCGAGCGGCTGGACGACACCGGACGCGAGCTGCTGTCCCTGCGGGACGCGTTCCTGTCCCGGCAGGTCCATGTGACGTTCACGGGGTACGCGCTGGGGCAGCGCGACAAGCTCATGGCGGGTGTCCGGCGGCACGGTGAGCCGCGCTGGAAGCACGCGATGCATCTGCTGCGGCTGCTGAGCAGCTGCGAGGCCCTGCTGCGCACGGGCGCCCTCACCCTCGACGTGGGGGAGGACCGCGAGCCGCTGCTCGCGGTCCGGCGCGGTGAGGTGCCCTGGCCCGAGGTGCAGGCCCGGATGAACCGTCTGACGGCCCGGGCGGACGAGGCGCTGTCCCGCAGCCCGCTGCCCGAGGCGCCGGACCGCGCGCGGGTGGAGGACTTCCTGGTCCGGACCCGCGCCCGGTCCGCCCGGTCCGGCGTTCAGGCAGGTAGCGAGGCAGCCGGTACAGCCGGTTAG
- a CDS encoding YidB family protein has protein sequence MAGNDLGSLLGGLLGGGQSGQGGSGGAGKILGALLGALSSGGQAGQAGQAGQAGQTGQAGQVAQAGQAAPSGAAGGGGNPLGGLLDLLQKSGLADQARSWIGTGNNQPVSGAQVKDALPDDTLRKVADETGVSTDQAADRIAESLPQAVDKLTPEGQVPSGSLEDAIRTQRL, from the coding sequence ATGGCGGGAAACGATCTGGGAAGCCTGCTCGGCGGACTCCTCGGAGGTGGTCAGAGCGGTCAGGGCGGCTCCGGTGGGGCCGGGAAGATCCTCGGCGCGCTGCTCGGCGCGCTCAGCAGTGGCGGCCAGGCGGGCCAGGCGGGCCAGGCGGGACAGGCGGGACAAACCGGCCAGGCGGGCCAGGTGGCACAAGCGGGACAGGCGGCACCGAGCGGGGCGGCGGGCGGCGGGGGCAATCCGCTGGGTGGTCTGCTCGACCTGCTCCAGAAGTCGGGCCTCGCCGATCAGGCGAGATCCTGGATCGGGACGGGGAACAACCAGCCGGTGAGCGGCGCCCAGGTCAAGGACGCCCTGCCCGACGACACCCTCCGCAAGGTCGCGGACGAGACCGGGGTCAGCACCGACCAGGCCGCCGACCGGATCGCCGAGTCCCTGCCGCAGGCCGTCGACAAGCTCACACCCGAGGGACAGGTCCCGTCGGGCTCCCTGGAGGACGCGATCCGGACCCAGCGGCTGTGA
- the aroH gene encoding chorismate mutase translates to MAVRAVRGAVQLERDEAGHMAERVGELLGTILERNRLTADDLISVWFTATPDLHSDFPAAAARGIGILDVPLICAQELDVTGAMPRVVRVLAHIESDLARPDIAHVYLGATAALRKDIAQ, encoded by the coding sequence GTGGCGGTACGAGCGGTCCGCGGAGCGGTCCAACTGGAACGCGACGAGGCCGGGCACATGGCCGAGCGGGTCGGTGAGCTGCTGGGGACGATCCTGGAGCGCAACCGCCTCACCGCGGACGACCTGATCAGCGTCTGGTTCACGGCCACCCCCGATCTGCACAGCGACTTCCCCGCGGCCGCCGCGCGGGGCATCGGCATCCTCGACGTCCCGCTGATCTGCGCCCAGGAACTCGACGTCACCGGGGCGATGCCCCGGGTCGTCCGTGTCCTCGCCCACATCGAGTCCGACCTGGCCCGCCCCGACATCGCCCACGTCTACCTGGGCGCCACCGCTGCCCTGCGCAAGGACATCGCCCAGTGA